GCTGGAGTGCGGCATCCACCTGCATGGCAAGGAGGAGTAGATGGCCTTGCTTCTGGGCTTCCTCATCGCTTTCGCCATCGGGGTTACCGGGGTGGGAGCCGGCACCGTAACCGCCCCTCTCCTCATCCTGGCCTTGGGCCTGCCCCCGGAGGTGGCGGTGGGCACCGCGTTGCTCTTCGGTTTTCTCGTAAAGGTCCCGGCCGGGCTCGTCTACCTTTCACGGGGCCAGGTCTCGGCAAACGCCCTCGGCCTCCTTCTTGTGGGGGGGCTCCCCGGTGTCCTTCTGGGCAGCCTGCTACTCGTCCACCTCAAGGGCGCTAGGGATTTGGTCCTTCTCCTGGTGGGGCTCACCGTGGTCCTCTCGGCTGGGCTTGCCCTGTACCGCACCCTCGTCCGCCTATCCACGGCCAGGAAAAAGCCCTGGCTCCTGCCTCCGGCTGCCTTCGGGATCGGCCTCGAGGTAGGGTTTTCCTCCGCGGGAGCCGGGGCGCTTGGCACCCTCCTTCTCCTCTACGCCACTCGGCTTACCCCCCAGCAGGTGGTGGGCACGGACATCCTCTATGGCCTGGCCCTGGCCCTAGTGGGCGGCGGAGTCCACCTGCACTTCGGCCAGGTGGACTCGGAAACCCTCCTTCCCCTAAGCATGGGCGGGGTGGTGGGGGCTATACTGGGAGCCCTCCTGGCCACCAGGGTCCCCAAGGAACCCTTCCGGGTTGCCCTTCTAATCTGGCTCCTTTTCATCGGCGCCCAGCTGGTCTACCGGGGGGTGGCCCATGGGTAGGGTCTACCTGGTGGGGGCTGGGCCAGGGGACCCGGAGCTCCTCACCCTGAAGGCCTACCGGCTCCTAAGGGAGGCCCCTGTGGTTCTGCACGACCGGCTCTTGGACGAGAGGGTCCTCTCCTTGATAGGCGGGAAAAAGGTAGATGTGGGAAAGGGGCAGGGGGAAAGCCACAAGCAAGAGGCCATCCACCGCCTCCTTCTTCACTACGCCCAGGCCTTTCCCTTCGTGGTCCGGCTCAAGGGCGGGGATCCCTTCGTATTCGGTAGAGGCGGAGAGGAAGCCCTCTTCCTAGCTTCCCATGGGGTGGAGGTGGAGGTGGTACCAGGGGTGAGCAGCGTGTTGGCCACGGGGCTTCCTCTCACCCACCGCGGCCTGAGCTCAGGGTTCGCCGTGGTCTCGGGCGTTTTGGATGGGGGTGGGTACCCAGACCTCAGCCCCTTCATCCACGTGCCCACCCTGGTGGTCCTCATGGGGGTGAAAAGGCGGGCCTGGATCGCCCAAGAGCTCATCCGGCTGGGGAGGAGGGCGGATGAACCCGGCCTGTTCGTCATGGAGGCCACCACCCTAAAGGAGAGGAAGGTATGGGCCACCCTGAAGGAGGTGGCAGCGGGGAAGGTGGAGATTACCGCTCCAGCGGTATGGGTGCTGGGGGAAGTGGTGAGGCTCTTCAGACCATGCACCAAGGAGGCCTCGGCATCCCTGGCGAAGGTGGAGGTTTAGAAGATGGAGACAACCCTACCCCAGGTGGAAATTGGTGAGGACGAGAGGTTAGACCTGGAGAACCTGGCCACGGGGGCCTTCCACCCCTTGCATGGCTTTATGACCCAGGAGGAAGCCCTCTCCGTGGCCTACGAGATGCGGCTTCCCTCGGGGGAGGTTTGGACCATTCCCATTCTCCTTCAGCTCCGGGAGAAGCCCCGGATGGGTAAGGGGGAACGGGTGGTCTTGGTGCACAGGGGGAGACCGGTAGCTGCGCTGGAAGTGGAGGAAGCCTACGAACTGGACCTAAAGGCTTTGGCCCGTCAGGTCTTCGGTACGGAAAGCGAGGTCCATCCCGGGGTGAGGAGGCTCTTAAGCAAAGGCTCCTACGCCCTCGGAGGAAGGGTGGAAGTTCTGGCCTGGAGGCCTCGAGGGGCCCTGGAAAAAACCCCGGACGAGGTGCGGGGCCTTTTCCAACGAAAGGGTTGGCGGAAGGTGGTGGCCTTCCAAACCCGCAACGCCCCCCACCGGGCCCACGAGTATCTGATCCGGCTGGGGCTGGAGCTGGGCGATGGCGTCCTGGTCCACCCCATCCTGGGGGCTAAGAAGGAGGACGACTTCCCCACAGGGGTGATCGTGAAGGCCTACCAGGCCCTCATCGAGGGTTTCTTACCCCGGGATCGGGTAGCCCTTTTTGGCCTCGCCACCCCCATGCGCTACGCCGGGCCTAAGGAGGCGGTCTTCCACGCCCTGGTGCGCAAGAACTTCGGGGCCACCCACTTCCTGGTGGGTAGGGACCACGCAGGGGTCGGGGATTTTTACAATCCTTACGCTGCTCACCGCATCTTTGACCAGCTTCCCCCCCTGGGAATCGAGATC
The window above is part of the Thermus albus genome. Proteins encoded here:
- the sat gene encoding sulfate adenylyltransferase, producing METTLPQVEIGEDERLDLENLATGAFHPLHGFMTQEEALSVAYEMRLPSGEVWTIPILLQLREKPRMGKGERVVLVHRGRPVAALEVEEAYELDLKALARQVFGTESEVHPGVRRLLSKGSYALGGRVEVLAWRPRGALEKTPDEVRGLFQRKGWRKVVAFQTRNAPHRAHEYLIRLGLELGDGVLVHPILGAKKEDDFPTGVIVKAYQALIEGFLPRDRVALFGLATPMRYAGPKEAVFHALVRKNFGATHFLVGRDHAGVGDFYNPYAAHRIFDQLPPLGIEIIKVGAVFHCLVCGGMASERTCPEAHRDKRLSISMTMVRSLLREGKTPPPELVRPELLPILREGI
- the cobA gene encoding uroporphyrinogen-III C-methyltransferase → MGRVYLVGAGPGDPELLTLKAYRLLREAPVVLHDRLLDERVLSLIGGKKVDVGKGQGESHKQEAIHRLLLHYAQAFPFVVRLKGGDPFVFGRGGEEALFLASHGVEVEVVPGVSSVLATGLPLTHRGLSSGFAVVSGVLDGGGYPDLSPFIHVPTLVVLMGVKRRAWIAQELIRLGRRADEPGLFVMEATTLKERKVWATLKEVAAGKVEITAPAVWVLGEVVRLFRPCTKEASASLAKVEV
- a CDS encoding sulfite exporter TauE/SafE family protein, which encodes MALLLGFLIAFAIGVTGVGAGTVTAPLLILALGLPPEVAVGTALLFGFLVKVPAGLVYLSRGQVSANALGLLLVGGLPGVLLGSLLLVHLKGARDLVLLLVGLTVVLSAGLALYRTLVRLSTARKKPWLLPPAAFGIGLEVGFSSAGAGALGTLLLLYATRLTPQQVVGTDILYGLALALVGGGVHLHFGQVDSETLLPLSMGGVVGAILGALLATRVPKEPFRVALLIWLLFIGAQLVYRGVAHG